One region of Malania oleifera isolate guangnan ecotype guangnan chromosome 6, ASM2987363v1, whole genome shotgun sequence genomic DNA includes:
- the LOC131158356 gene encoding uncharacterized protein LOC131158356 isoform X3, whose translation MLVVEKGSWEQIFPFEGGGHVHMKLQFILSEEERNQIRIMRESALKKKIKKYDSKTSLPHLEAVNIEEVAMQADQMLPNSSSKDSQYSTGHKEGTPDLKQAAPDRSQEAVLTASMPKQVQHQITEREFIEKIFPESPGPDASAQYLHSLEASTLFKCSESAVTTNNGSGFPNQEKDTDDRSEEISSSQESFPSNVRKMISALENSSTQNTTSQINPTATKSQSTTPYPIKALHLKENKSGKTKLAQRSSDMGELRQTSTKTKKRIEQFGFHSALNETQPFQDTRQLGFSGQHIQSEGGNPSLKNKNDIAQEVVDVKEERKSLGHLTKGSTIETDMDLGRTLNDHRVEHQLFSLHEKVSKEAANLRLKSVAYYGDSFESSGSWIFLDERARRLCITTCCTNVINLLGNCSIEATMEQKDMKFLPLQDVGEHGMHGSSDVEANIMEKTSPTDGPKLESATYVETSQGSIGQAIKIAIMVGFGMLVLLTRER comes from the exons ATGTTGGTAGTTGAAAAGGGTTCGTGGGAACAAATTTTCCCTTTTGAAGGAGGTGGGCATGTGCATATGAAGCTGCAGTTCATCCTCAGTGAAGAAGAGCGTAATCAAATTCGTATAATG AGAGAATCTGcattgaagaagaaaatcaagaaaTATG ATTCAAAAACAAGCCTTCCTCATCTTGAAGCTGTGAACATTGAAGAGGTAGCCATGCAAGCTGATCAAATGTTGCCCAATAGCTCTTCCAAAGATTCACAGTACAGTACTGGCCACAAAGAAGGAACTCCTGATTTGAAGCAAGCAGCCC CAGATAGAAGTCAGGAAGCTGTATTGACAGCTTCCATGCCAAAACAAGTTCAACACCAAATAACTGAAAGAGAATTCATTGAGAAGATTTTTCCTGAGTCTCCTGGTCCTGATGCTTCAGCACAATATCTTCATTCACTAGAAGCTTCAACTTTGTTCAAATGCTCAGAATCAGCTGTTACTACAAACAATGGATCAGGTTTTCCCAATCAGGAGAAAGACACGGATGATAGATCTGAGGAGATATCAAGTTCACAGGAGAGCTTTCCTAGTAATGTTAGGAAAATGATAAGTGCCCTCGAAAATAGTTCGACTCAG AATACAACATCTCAGATCAATCCAACAGCAACAAAATCTCAATCTACCACCCCATATCCTATTAAGGCCTTGCATTTGAAGGAAAATAAGTCTGGGAAGACTAAATTAGCACAGCGGAGTTCAGATATGGGGGAGTTGCGACAAACCtcaacaaaaacaaagaaaagaataGAGCAGTTTGGTTTCCATAGCGCACTAAATGAGACTCAACCATTTCAGGATACAAGGCAGTTAGGGTTTAGCGGACAGCACATTCAATCTGAAGGAGGCAACCCAAgtttgaagaataaaaatgacATAGCACAAGAAGTTGTAGATGTGAAGGAAGAGAGGAAATCTCTGGGACATTTGACAAAAGGATCTACTATTGAAACAGATATGGACTTGGGAAGAACCTTAAATGATCATAGGGTAGAGCACCAACTCTTTAGCCTGCATGAAAAGGTTAGTAAAGAAGCTGCGAACCTTAGACTGAAATCCGTAGCATATTATGGAGACTCCTTTGAAAGCTCTGGTTCATGGATATTCCTTGATGAAAGAGCAAGACGGTTATGTATAACAACTTGTTGTACAAACGTGATCAATCTACTTGGAAATTGTAGTATTGAAGCAACAATGGAACAAAAAGACATGAAGTTTCTGCCACTGCAAGATGTGGGGGAG CATGGTATGCATGGTAGTTCTGATGTTGAAGCAAATATAATGGAGAAGACATCTCCCACTGACGGGCCAAAGCTTGAGAGTGCAACATATGTTGAAACTTCTCAAGGATCAATTGGACAG GCAATAAAAATAGCAATCATGGTAGGCTTTGGAATGCTAGTTCTCCTTACCAGAGAAag ATAA
- the LOC131158356 gene encoding uncharacterized protein LOC131158356 isoform X2 translates to MPGTIQVSVLGFMDFPPSSPSSSVSVKVSIGKDEYQTWGKGDFSFPLTTLRKNLIVTLLDQEGNAISHTGIDTMLVVEKGSWEQIFPFEGGGHVHMKLQFILSEEERNQIRIMRESALKKKIKKYAVNIEEVAMQADQMLPNSSSKDSQYSTGHKEGTPDLKQAAPDRSQEAVLTASMPKQVQHQITEREFIEKIFPESPGPDASAQYLHSLEASTLFKCSESAVTTNNGSGFPNQEKDTDDRSEEISSSQESFPSNVRKMISALENSSTQNTTSQINPTATKSQSTTPYPIKALHLKENKSGKTKLAQRSSDMGELRQTSTKTKKRIEQFGFHSALNETQPFQDTRQLGFSGQHIQSEGGNPSLKNKNDIAQEVVDVKEERKSLGHLTKGSTIETDMDLGRTLNDHRVEHQLFSLHEKVSKEAANLRLKSVAYYGDSFESSGSWIFLDERARRLCITTCCTNVINLLGNCSIEATMEQKDMKFLPLQDVGEHGMHGSSDVEANIMEKTSPTDGPKLESATYVETSQGSIGQAIKIAIMVGFGMLVLLTRER, encoded by the exons ATGCCAGGAACCATCCAAGTTTCAG TTCTGGGTTTTATGGATTTTCCCCCTTCATCACCCTCTTCGTCAGTATCTGTAAAAG TTTCAATCGGGAAGGATGAGTATCAGACTTGGGGAAAGGGGGACTTCTCTTT CCCATTAACGACCCTTCGCAAAAATTTGATTGTCACACTGTTGGATCAAGAGGGAAATGCAATATCACACACAG GCATTGATACAATGTTGGTAGTTGAAAAGGGTTCGTGGGAACAAATTTTCCCTTTTGAAGGAGGTGGGCATGTGCATATGAAGCTGCAGTTCATCCTCAGTGAAGAAGAGCGTAATCAAATTCGTATAATG AGAGAATCTGcattgaagaagaaaatcaagaaaTATG CTGTGAACATTGAAGAGGTAGCCATGCAAGCTGATCAAATGTTGCCCAATAGCTCTTCCAAAGATTCACAGTACAGTACTGGCCACAAAGAAGGAACTCCTGATTTGAAGCAAGCAGCCC CAGATAGAAGTCAGGAAGCTGTATTGACAGCTTCCATGCCAAAACAAGTTCAACACCAAATAACTGAAAGAGAATTCATTGAGAAGATTTTTCCTGAGTCTCCTGGTCCTGATGCTTCAGCACAATATCTTCATTCACTAGAAGCTTCAACTTTGTTCAAATGCTCAGAATCAGCTGTTACTACAAACAATGGATCAGGTTTTCCCAATCAGGAGAAAGACACGGATGATAGATCTGAGGAGATATCAAGTTCACAGGAGAGCTTTCCTAGTAATGTTAGGAAAATGATAAGTGCCCTCGAAAATAGTTCGACTCAG AATACAACATCTCAGATCAATCCAACAGCAACAAAATCTCAATCTACCACCCCATATCCTATTAAGGCCTTGCATTTGAAGGAAAATAAGTCTGGGAAGACTAAATTAGCACAGCGGAGTTCAGATATGGGGGAGTTGCGACAAACCtcaacaaaaacaaagaaaagaataGAGCAGTTTGGTTTCCATAGCGCACTAAATGAGACTCAACCATTTCAGGATACAAGGCAGTTAGGGTTTAGCGGACAGCACATTCAATCTGAAGGAGGCAACCCAAgtttgaagaataaaaatgacATAGCACAAGAAGTTGTAGATGTGAAGGAAGAGAGGAAATCTCTGGGACATTTGACAAAAGGATCTACTATTGAAACAGATATGGACTTGGGAAGAACCTTAAATGATCATAGGGTAGAGCACCAACTCTTTAGCCTGCATGAAAAGGTTAGTAAAGAAGCTGCGAACCTTAGACTGAAATCCGTAGCATATTATGGAGACTCCTTTGAAAGCTCTGGTTCATGGATATTCCTTGATGAAAGAGCAAGACGGTTATGTATAACAACTTGTTGTACAAACGTGATCAATCTACTTGGAAATTGTAGTATTGAAGCAACAATGGAACAAAAAGACATGAAGTTTCTGCCACTGCAAGATGTGGGGGAG CATGGTATGCATGGTAGTTCTGATGTTGAAGCAAATATAATGGAGAAGACATCTCCCACTGACGGGCCAAAGCTTGAGAGTGCAACATATGTTGAAACTTCTCAAGGATCAATTGGACAG GCAATAAAAATAGCAATCATGGTAGGCTTTGGAATGCTAGTTCTCCTTACCAGAGAAag ATAA
- the LOC131158356 gene encoding uncharacterized protein LOC131158356 isoform X1, whose protein sequence is MPGTIQVSVLGFMDFPPSSPSSSVSVKVSIGKDEYQTWGKGDFSFPLTTLRKNLIVTLLDQEGNAISHTGIDTMLVVEKGSWEQIFPFEGGGHVHMKLQFILSEEERNQIRIMRESALKKKIKKYDSKTSLPHLEAVNIEEVAMQADQMLPNSSSKDSQYSTGHKEGTPDLKQAAPDRSQEAVLTASMPKQVQHQITEREFIEKIFPESPGPDASAQYLHSLEASTLFKCSESAVTTNNGSGFPNQEKDTDDRSEEISSSQESFPSNVRKMISALENSSTQNTTSQINPTATKSQSTTPYPIKALHLKENKSGKTKLAQRSSDMGELRQTSTKTKKRIEQFGFHSALNETQPFQDTRQLGFSGQHIQSEGGNPSLKNKNDIAQEVVDVKEERKSLGHLTKGSTIETDMDLGRTLNDHRVEHQLFSLHEKVSKEAANLRLKSVAYYGDSFESSGSWIFLDERARRLCITTCCTNVINLLGNCSIEATMEQKDMKFLPLQDVGEHGMHGSSDVEANIMEKTSPTDGPKLESATYVETSQGSIGQAIKIAIMVGFGMLVLLTRER, encoded by the exons ATGCCAGGAACCATCCAAGTTTCAG TTCTGGGTTTTATGGATTTTCCCCCTTCATCACCCTCTTCGTCAGTATCTGTAAAAG TTTCAATCGGGAAGGATGAGTATCAGACTTGGGGAAAGGGGGACTTCTCTTT CCCATTAACGACCCTTCGCAAAAATTTGATTGTCACACTGTTGGATCAAGAGGGAAATGCAATATCACACACAG GCATTGATACAATGTTGGTAGTTGAAAAGGGTTCGTGGGAACAAATTTTCCCTTTTGAAGGAGGTGGGCATGTGCATATGAAGCTGCAGTTCATCCTCAGTGAAGAAGAGCGTAATCAAATTCGTATAATG AGAGAATCTGcattgaagaagaaaatcaagaaaTATG ATTCAAAAACAAGCCTTCCTCATCTTGAAGCTGTGAACATTGAAGAGGTAGCCATGCAAGCTGATCAAATGTTGCCCAATAGCTCTTCCAAAGATTCACAGTACAGTACTGGCCACAAAGAAGGAACTCCTGATTTGAAGCAAGCAGCCC CAGATAGAAGTCAGGAAGCTGTATTGACAGCTTCCATGCCAAAACAAGTTCAACACCAAATAACTGAAAGAGAATTCATTGAGAAGATTTTTCCTGAGTCTCCTGGTCCTGATGCTTCAGCACAATATCTTCATTCACTAGAAGCTTCAACTTTGTTCAAATGCTCAGAATCAGCTGTTACTACAAACAATGGATCAGGTTTTCCCAATCAGGAGAAAGACACGGATGATAGATCTGAGGAGATATCAAGTTCACAGGAGAGCTTTCCTAGTAATGTTAGGAAAATGATAAGTGCCCTCGAAAATAGTTCGACTCAG AATACAACATCTCAGATCAATCCAACAGCAACAAAATCTCAATCTACCACCCCATATCCTATTAAGGCCTTGCATTTGAAGGAAAATAAGTCTGGGAAGACTAAATTAGCACAGCGGAGTTCAGATATGGGGGAGTTGCGACAAACCtcaacaaaaacaaagaaaagaataGAGCAGTTTGGTTTCCATAGCGCACTAAATGAGACTCAACCATTTCAGGATACAAGGCAGTTAGGGTTTAGCGGACAGCACATTCAATCTGAAGGAGGCAACCCAAgtttgaagaataaaaatgacATAGCACAAGAAGTTGTAGATGTGAAGGAAGAGAGGAAATCTCTGGGACATTTGACAAAAGGATCTACTATTGAAACAGATATGGACTTGGGAAGAACCTTAAATGATCATAGGGTAGAGCACCAACTCTTTAGCCTGCATGAAAAGGTTAGTAAAGAAGCTGCGAACCTTAGACTGAAATCCGTAGCATATTATGGAGACTCCTTTGAAAGCTCTGGTTCATGGATATTCCTTGATGAAAGAGCAAGACGGTTATGTATAACAACTTGTTGTACAAACGTGATCAATCTACTTGGAAATTGTAGTATTGAAGCAACAATGGAACAAAAAGACATGAAGTTTCTGCCACTGCAAGATGTGGGGGAG CATGGTATGCATGGTAGTTCTGATGTTGAAGCAAATATAATGGAGAAGACATCTCCCACTGACGGGCCAAAGCTTGAGAGTGCAACATATGTTGAAACTTCTCAAGGATCAATTGGACAG GCAATAAAAATAGCAATCATGGTAGGCTTTGGAATGCTAGTTCTCCTTACCAGAGAAag ATAA